The proteins below are encoded in one region of Paraburkholderia phenazinium:
- a CDS encoding MFS transporter, with translation MSAKPVGTSAVPPISTPVSQGKIVVAAVIGNLLEFFDFTVYSFFALTIAKLFFPAHDPVVSTLLALSAFAIGFVARPVGGFVLGHYADKHGRRAALTLTIFLMAVGSAMIGLAPGYATIGLAAPALIVFARLLQGFAQGGEFGAATATLLETGSAKGRGFRASWQLASQGAAALLGSGMAALLNYQLTSTQLLDWGWRVPFLLGVLIMPVGVYLRRHIVEEPPSAAKAKGASIEPGLVRKWFLTVFAIMGMTVATYVLMYYVPTYSIQYLGLPPKLSMLVSIGAACSSLTLCPLWGLLSDKMQRRKPLTIIGRGMLIALLYPAFWLMNHFPSLPVVFGLIVLLMIFYTMGSAPAYALMPENFPKHVRAGYLASAYAVAVSVFGGTAQLVVAWLIKATGNTLAPAWYMIACVIVSLVAVSMLEETGGRELA, from the coding sequence ATGTCAGCCAAACCCGTCGGGACGTCCGCCGTTCCCCCCATTTCCACACCTGTGTCGCAAGGCAAGATCGTCGTGGCTGCGGTCATCGGCAATCTGCTCGAATTTTTTGACTTCACCGTCTACAGCTTCTTTGCGCTAACGATCGCCAAGCTCTTCTTCCCCGCACACGATCCGGTCGTCTCGACGTTGCTTGCGCTGTCGGCATTCGCGATCGGCTTTGTCGCGCGGCCGGTGGGCGGCTTCGTGCTCGGGCACTACGCAGACAAACACGGACGCCGCGCCGCGCTCACGTTGACCATCTTCCTGATGGCGGTGGGGTCCGCGATGATCGGCCTCGCACCCGGCTACGCGACGATCGGTCTCGCCGCCCCCGCGTTGATCGTGTTCGCCCGGCTGTTGCAGGGCTTCGCGCAGGGCGGTGAGTTCGGCGCCGCGACGGCGACCTTGCTGGAGACCGGTTCAGCCAAGGGCCGCGGCTTCCGGGCAAGCTGGCAACTGGCTAGCCAGGGCGCGGCCGCGCTGCTCGGCTCCGGCATGGCCGCGTTGCTCAACTACCAGCTCACCAGCACCCAACTGCTCGACTGGGGATGGCGCGTGCCGTTTTTGCTCGGCGTCCTGATCATGCCGGTGGGCGTTTATCTGCGCCGGCATATCGTCGAAGAGCCACCTTCGGCCGCCAAGGCAAAAGGCGCGAGCATCGAACCGGGACTCGTGCGCAAATGGTTTCTGACCGTATTCGCGATCATGGGCATGACTGTCGCAACCTACGTCCTGATGTACTACGTCCCCACCTACTCGATCCAGTATCTCGGACTGCCGCCGAAGCTTTCCATGCTGGTGTCGATCGGCGCGGCTTGTTCTTCGCTGACCTTGTGCCCGCTGTGGGGCCTGCTCTCCGACAAGATGCAGCGCCGCAAGCCGCTCACCATCATTGGCCGGGGCATGTTGATCGCGTTGCTCTACCCGGCCTTCTGGCTGATGAACCACTTTCCGTCGCTGCCCGTTGTGTTCGGCCTGATCGTGCTCCTGATGATTTTCTACACGATGGGATCGGCGCCGGCATATGCGCTGATGCCCGAGAACTTCCCGAAGCATGTGCGCGCCGGATATCTGGCCAGCGCCTATGCGGTCGCCGTGTCGGTGTTCGGCGGGACGGCCCAGCTGGTGGTGGCGTGGCTGATCAAGGCAACGGGCAATACGCTTGCCCCAGCCTGGTACATGATTGCTTGCGTGATCGTTTCGCTTGTCGCCGTTTCGATGCTAGAAGAAACGGGGGGCCGCGAACTGGCCTGA
- a CDS encoding ClpXP protease specificity-enhancing factor gives MQEISTKPYLLRALYEWCTDNGYTPHIAVRVDNQTRVPRQFVRDNEIVLNISFEATSQLQMGNEWVEFSARFSGKSHKIEVPVANVLAIYARENGQGMAFPVDSAGGEATDSGADADETEELESPGKAADSGARGPRAVESEPAPQAKAEETDDDDTPRPDDDGSKGGGRGHLKVVK, from the coding sequence ATGCAAGAGATTTCCACGAAGCCTTACCTGCTGCGTGCGCTATACGAGTGGTGCACGGATAACGGCTATACGCCCCACATCGCGGTACGGGTCGACAATCAGACGCGGGTGCCTCGCCAGTTCGTGCGGGACAACGAAATCGTGTTGAACATCAGTTTCGAGGCCACCAGCCAGTTACAGATGGGCAACGAGTGGGTCGAGTTCAGCGCGCGCTTTTCAGGCAAGTCGCACAAGATCGAAGTGCCGGTTGCCAATGTGCTGGCGATCTACGCGCGTGAGAATGGCCAGGGAATGGCGTTCCCGGTCGATTCGGCGGGTGGCGAGGCGACGGATTCCGGCGCTGATGCTGATGAAACGGAAGAGCTGGAGTCGCCGGGGAAAGCGGCAGATAGCGGCGCACGAGGCCCTCGGGCGGTTGAGTCCGAACCGGCACCGCAAGCGAAGGCCGAAGAGACCGACGATGACGACACGCCGCGTCCCGATGACGATGGATCGAAGGGCGGCGGCCGCGGTCACCTGAAGGTCGTCAAGTGA
- a CDS encoding glutathione S-transferase N-terminal domain-containing protein — protein MMVLYSGTTCPFSQRCRLVLFEKGMDFEIRDVDLFNKPEDIAVMNPYGQVPILVERDLILYESNIINEYIDERFPHPQLMPADPVQRARARLFLLNFEKELFVHVGTLENEKGKAAEKNHEKARLAIRDRLTQLAPIFLKNKYMLGEEFSMLDVAIAPLLWRLDHYGIELSKNAAPLMKYAERIFSRPAYIEALTPSEKVMRR, from the coding sequence ATGATGGTTCTGTATTCCGGCACAACTTGCCCGTTCTCCCAGCGCTGCCGGCTGGTGTTGTTTGAGAAAGGCATGGACTTCGAGATCCGCGACGTCGACCTGTTTAACAAACCGGAAGACATCGCTGTGATGAATCCGTATGGTCAAGTGCCGATCCTCGTCGAACGGGACCTGATTCTGTACGAATCGAACATCATCAACGAGTACATCGACGAACGCTTCCCGCATCCGCAACTGATGCCGGCCGACCCGGTGCAACGCGCCCGCGCGCGCCTGTTCCTGCTCAATTTCGAGAAGGAACTGTTCGTGCACGTCGGCACGCTCGAAAACGAAAAGGGCAAGGCTGCCGAGAAGAATCACGAGAAAGCACGTCTTGCGATCCGCGATCGACTGACGCAGCTCGCGCCGATCTTCCTGAAGAACAAGTACATGCTGGGCGAAGAATTCTCGATGCTCGACGTGGCGATCGCGCCGCTCCTGTGGCGTCTGGATCACTACGGCATCGAACTGTCGAAGAACGCCGCGCCGCTGATGAAGTACGCGGAACGCATCTTCAGCCGTCCGGCCTATATCGAAGCGCTGACGCCGTCGGAAAAGGTGATGCGTCGTTGA
- a CDS encoding cytochrome c1, whose amino-acid sequence MRKMLSRFAAIGAASLTLALALLAAPAYADEFPLDRAPDNAENFASLQHGAKLFVNYCLNCHSANLVRYSALTSLGISPQEIQTNLLFTTDKIGNTMSVAMKPDDAKSWFGTAPPDLSVEARARGRDWLYTYLRSFYRDDTRPTGWNNLVYENVSMPNVLWQLQGQRTAKFDDVVDERSGETVHKFVGYQQVTPGTLSAVDYDSDVADLVSYLSWMSEPTQQTRHRLGVWVLLFLGVLSFFAWRLNAAYWKDIK is encoded by the coding sequence ATGAGAAAAATGCTTTCGAGGTTTGCGGCGATCGGGGCCGCATCGCTGACACTTGCGCTCGCGCTGCTGGCAGCGCCGGCTTACGCGGACGAATTCCCGCTCGACCGCGCGCCCGATAACGCGGAGAATTTTGCTTCTTTGCAGCATGGCGCCAAATTGTTTGTAAACTACTGCCTGAATTGCCACAGCGCGAATCTGGTGCGCTACAGCGCATTGACCAGTTTGGGCATTTCACCGCAGGAAATTCAGACAAACCTGCTTTTCACCACCGATAAGATCGGTAACACGATGTCCGTGGCAATGAAGCCTGACGACGCGAAATCGTGGTTCGGCACGGCACCGCCGGATTTGTCGGTGGAGGCGCGGGCGCGCGGCCGGGACTGGCTATATACGTATCTGCGCAGTTTTTATCGCGACGATACGCGGCCAACCGGCTGGAACAATCTGGTGTATGAAAACGTGAGCATGCCCAACGTGTTGTGGCAGCTTCAAGGGCAACGCACGGCGAAGTTCGACGATGTCGTCGACGAAAGGAGCGGGGAAACAGTCCATAAATTCGTCGGCTACCAGCAGGTCACGCCGGGTACGTTATCGGCGGTAGATTATGATTCGGATGTGGCCGACCTCGTGTCGTACCTGTCCTGGATGTCCGAACCGACGCAGCAAACCCGCCACCGGCTTGGTGTGTGGGTGCTGCTGTTCCTCGGCGTCCTGAGCTTTTTCGCATGGCGATTGAACGCTGCGTACTGGAAAGATATCAAATAA
- a CDS encoding cytochrome b has translation MAIDHEVETTGLVGWIDRRFPMTATWKKHVSEYYAPKNFNFWYFFGSLALLVLVNQIVTGIFLTMNYKPDSTLAFASVEYIMREVPWGWLIRYMHSTGASMFFVVVYLHMFRGLMYGSYRKPRELVWIFGCAIFLCLMAEAFFGYLLPWGQMSFWGAQVIVNLFSAIPFIGPDLSLWIRGDYVVSDVTLNRFFAFHVIAIPLVLIGLVVAHLVALHEVGSNNPDGVEIKAKKDANGIPLDGIPFHPYYSVHDFMGVTVFLLIFAAIIFFAPEMGGYFLESNNFVPANPLQTPPEIAPVWYFTAFYAMLRATTDPFKIVLMIVIALLGLFALVRARGKWKVGLPVLAVLVILAMYFTQSKFWGVVVMGGAVISLFFLPWLDRSPVKSIRYRPFFHKVFYGIFVLVFLTLAFLGTKPPSPAATLIAQICALVYFAFFLGMPFWTRLGTFKQPPERVRFKPH, from the coding sequence ATGGCGATCGATCACGAAGTGGAGACGACCGGGCTGGTCGGCTGGATCGACCGCCGCTTTCCGATGACGGCGACGTGGAAGAAACACGTCTCCGAGTACTACGCGCCGAAGAATTTCAACTTCTGGTATTTCTTCGGCTCACTGGCGCTGCTGGTGCTGGTCAATCAGATCGTCACCGGCATTTTCCTCACCATGAACTACAAGCCCGACTCGACGCTCGCGTTCGCGTCGGTCGAGTACATCATGCGCGAGGTGCCGTGGGGCTGGTTGATCCGCTACATGCATTCGACGGGCGCCTCGATGTTCTTCGTCGTGGTGTACCTGCACATGTTCCGCGGGCTGATGTACGGCTCTTACCGCAAGCCGCGCGAACTGGTGTGGATCTTCGGCTGCGCGATCTTCCTGTGCCTGATGGCCGAGGCATTCTTCGGCTACCTGCTGCCGTGGGGCCAGATGTCGTTCTGGGGCGCGCAGGTGATCGTGAACCTGTTCTCGGCGATCCCGTTTATCGGGCCGGATCTGTCGTTGTGGATTCGCGGCGACTACGTCGTCTCGGACGTCACGCTGAACCGCTTCTTCGCGTTTCACGTGATCGCGATTCCGTTGGTGCTGATCGGCCTGGTGGTCGCCCACCTGGTGGCGCTGCACGAAGTGGGCTCGAACAACCCGGACGGCGTGGAGATCAAGGCGAAGAAGGACGCGAACGGTATTCCGCTCGACGGCATCCCGTTCCATCCGTACTACTCCGTGCACGACTTCATGGGCGTTACCGTGTTCCTGTTGATCTTCGCGGCGATCATTTTCTTCGCGCCGGAGATGGGCGGCTACTTCCTCGAGTCGAACAACTTCGTCCCGGCCAACCCGCTGCAGACGCCGCCTGAGATCGCGCCGGTGTGGTACTTCACGGCGTTCTATGCGATGCTGCGCGCCACCACGGATCCGTTCAAGATCGTTCTGATGATCGTGATCGCGCTGCTCGGGCTGTTCGCGCTCGTGCGGGCCCGCGGCAAATGGAAGGTGGGGCTGCCGGTGCTGGCTGTGCTGGTGATTCTGGCCATGTACTTCACTCAGTCGAAGTTCTGGGGCGTGGTGGTGATGGGCGGCGCGGTGATTTCGCTGTTCTTCCTGCCGTGGCTCGACCGCTCGCCGGTGAAGTCGATCCGCTACCGGCCGTTCTTCCATAAGGTGTTTTACGGGATCTTCGTGCTGGTGTTTCTGACGTTGGCGTTCCTCGGAACCAAACCGCCGTCGCCCGCCGCGACCCTGATCGCGCAGATCTGCGCGCTGGTCTATTTCGCGTTTTTCCTTGGCATGCCGTTCTGGACGCGGCTTGGAACCTTCAAGCAGCCACCTGAACGGGTGCGGTTCAAGCCTCACTAA
- the petA gene encoding ubiquinol-cytochrome c reductase iron-sulfur subunit, with translation MRDKEDELVDGGRRTWLIATTVAGGIGGVATVVPFVGSFAPSEKAKAAGAPVEADISNLKPGEMMTVAWRGKPVWILNRTDRMLADVQKADNEVADPHTEHPFSMPLPEYCNNEFRSRPDHKNLLVTVAVCTHLGCTPTPRFQEGAQPNLPDDWPGGFLCPCHGSTYDLAGRVFKNKPAPQNLDIPPYMFTSATQLVIGKDEKGEA, from the coding sequence ATGCGAGACAAAGAAGATGAGCTCGTCGATGGCGGCCGGCGTACCTGGCTGATCGCGACGACCGTAGCAGGTGGCATAGGAGGTGTTGCCACTGTTGTACCCTTTGTTGGTTCGTTTGCACCATCTGAAAAAGCCAAGGCCGCCGGCGCGCCGGTCGAGGCCGACATTAGCAATCTGAAGCCCGGCGAGATGATGACCGTTGCCTGGCGCGGCAAGCCCGTCTGGATTCTGAACCGCACCGACCGGATGCTCGCCGACGTCCAGAAAGCCGATAACGAAGTCGCCGATCCCCATACCGAACATCCCTTCTCGATGCCGTTGCCGGAGTACTGCAACAACGAATTCCGTTCGCGGCCCGATCACAAGAACCTGTTAGTTACGGTTGCCGTGTGCACCCATCTGGGCTGCACGCCGACTCCGCGTTTCCAGGAAGGCGCACAGCCGAATCTTCCTGACGACTGGCCGGGCGGCTTCCTGTGCCCTTGCCACGGCTCGACCTATGACCTGGCCGGCCGCGTCTTCAAGAACAAACCTGCACCGCAGAACCTGGACATCCCGCCCTACATGTTCACGTCGGCTACCCAGCTCGTGATCGGCAAGGACGAGAAAGGAGAAGCGTAA
- a CDS encoding Nif3-like dinuclear metal center hexameric protein yields the protein MDRIELELYLNKVLETARFKDYCPNGLQVEGRRRVNRIATGVTASLAFLEAALDWGADAVLVHHGYFWRNEPPQITGRKYGRLKLLLANDLNLFAYHLPLDDHPEFGNNAQLGAKMGWIGESRFGENDLGWMTTLPMPVTLAHFTAEVEETLGRTPLVFGDPDVELRRVAWCTGAAQGYFDAAIEAGADVYLTGEVSEPCMHTAAESGVAFLAAGHHATERFGVQALGSHLAESFDIEHLFIDIPNPV from the coding sequence ATGGATCGGATCGAACTTGAATTGTATCTGAACAAAGTCCTTGAAACCGCGCGCTTCAAGGACTACTGCCCGAATGGTCTGCAGGTGGAAGGGCGTCGCCGGGTCAACAGGATCGCGACCGGCGTAACCGCTTCGCTGGCCTTTCTGGAAGCGGCGCTCGACTGGGGCGCGGACGCTGTCCTCGTCCACCACGGCTACTTCTGGCGCAACGAGCCGCCGCAGATCACCGGCCGCAAATATGGACGCCTGAAGCTGCTGCTGGCCAATGACCTGAACCTGTTCGCTTACCATCTGCCGCTCGACGATCATCCCGAGTTCGGCAACAACGCGCAACTCGGTGCGAAGATGGGCTGGATCGGCGAGTCGCGCTTCGGCGAGAACGACCTCGGCTGGATGACCACGCTGCCTATGCCGGTCACGCTCGCGCACTTTACCGCGGAGGTCGAGGAGACGCTCGGCCGCACGCCGCTCGTGTTCGGCGACCCGGACGTCGAATTGCGGCGCGTCGCCTGGTGCACCGGAGCAGCGCAAGGCTATTTCGATGCGGCGATCGAGGCCGGCGCCGACGTCTACCTGACCGGTGAAGTCTCCGAACCCTGTATGCATACCGCAGCGGAAAGCGGTGTGGCTTTTCTGGCGGCGGGCCATCATGCCACCGAACGTTTCGGCGTTCAGGCACTCGGTTCGCATCTGGCGGAATCCTTCGATATCGAACACCTGTTTATCGATATCCCTAATCCGGTCTGA
- a CDS encoding Do family serine endopeptidase → MLRRFWLFFAQAVTVLLALMFIIATLKPQWLQRQGQFGKQLSEPIVALREVAPGIGSSGPAQASYADAAQKASPAVVNVFSSKDGSLPPDPRAKDPLFRYFFGNKNNGKQQEQPAANLGSGVIVSSEGYILTNQHVVDGADQIEIALADGRTTTAKVIGVDPETDLAVLKVSLTNLPTITLGRMDQTRVGDVVLAIGNPFGVGQTVTMGIVSALGRNHLGINTFENFIQTDAAINPGNSGGALVDVNGNLLGINTAIYSRSGGSLGIGFAIPVSTARSVLESIITTGSVTRGWIGVEPQDVTPEIAESFGLEQKSGAIVAGVLKNGPADRAGIKPGDILVSVDGQDITDTTRLLNLIAQIKPGSNAKIHLVRKNHEMDLDVMIGKRPPPPKQPVDDGDDQNDDGG, encoded by the coding sequence ATGCTTAGACGCTTTTGGCTGTTCTTTGCCCAAGCGGTGACCGTGCTGTTGGCGTTGATGTTCATCATCGCCACCCTCAAACCGCAATGGCTGCAGCGACAAGGGCAATTCGGCAAGCAACTTTCCGAGCCGATCGTCGCACTGCGGGAAGTGGCGCCTGGCATCGGTAGCAGCGGTCCCGCACAAGCTTCTTATGCCGACGCCGCGCAGAAGGCATCCCCTGCGGTCGTCAACGTGTTCTCCAGCAAGGACGGGTCTTTGCCGCCCGATCCCCGGGCGAAAGATCCGCTGTTTCGCTATTTCTTCGGCAACAAGAACAACGGCAAGCAGCAGGAACAGCCCGCAGCCAATCTCGGCTCGGGTGTCATAGTGAGTTCGGAAGGTTACATTCTAACGAACCAGCACGTCGTCGACGGTGCGGATCAGATCGAAATCGCGCTCGCCGACGGCCGCACGACCACCGCCAAGGTGATCGGCGTCGATCCGGAGACGGATCTGGCGGTGCTCAAGGTGAGCCTGACCAACCTGCCCACCATCACGCTCGGCCGCATGGACCAGACGCGCGTGGGCGATGTGGTGCTGGCCATCGGCAATCCGTTTGGCGTGGGTCAGACGGTGACCATGGGGATTGTCAGCGCCCTTGGCCGCAATCACCTCGGCATCAATACCTTCGAAAACTTCATCCAGACCGATGCGGCGATCAACCCCGGCAACTCTGGCGGCGCACTGGTGGACGTGAACGGCAATCTGCTGGGCATCAATACGGCGATTTACTCGCGCTCGGGCGGCTCGCTCGGGATCGGCTTTGCGATTCCGGTGTCGACCGCGCGCAGCGTGCTGGAGAGCATCATCACGACTGGCTCGGTCACGCGGGGCTGGATCGGCGTGGAGCCGCAGGACGTGACGCCTGAGATTGCTGAATCGTTCGGGCTCGAGCAGAAGTCCGGGGCGATCGTGGCCGGCGTGCTGAAGAACGGGCCGGCGGACCGCGCCGGCATCAAGCCGGGCGACATTCTGGTGAGCGTGGACGGCCAGGACATCACCGACACGACCCGTCTGCTGAACCTGATCGCGCAGATCAAGCCGGGGTCGAACGCGAAGATCCATCTGGTGCGCAAGAATCACGAAATGGATCTCGATGTGATGATCGGCAAGCGGCCTCCGCCGCCCAAGCAGCCCGTCGACGACGGCGACGATCAGAACGACGACGGCGGTTGA
- the tatC gene encoding twin-arginine translocase subunit TatC — translation MSDPQLNQTEGTEETFISHLVELRDRIIRAGIAVIVVFIGLVYWAPDIFRLLARPLMVNLPKDGKLIVTDVTGSFFVPMKVTMMVALVIALPVVLYQIWAFVAPGLYQHEKKLVVPLVGSSYILFLCGMAFAYFVVFPTIFRVMAHYNAPLGAAMNTDIDNYLSFVLTMFIAFGVTFEVPIVVVLLVRMGLLTVKKLRQIRPYVIVGAFIVSAVVTPPDVFSQLILALPLIILYEVGIIAARLIVGKQVEVPDEEGQASG, via the coding sequence GTGAGCGACCCCCAGCTAAATCAAACCGAAGGCACTGAAGAGACCTTCATTTCTCACCTCGTTGAACTGCGCGATCGCATCATCCGCGCCGGCATTGCCGTCATCGTGGTATTTATTGGGCTCGTCTACTGGGCGCCGGACATCTTCAGGCTGCTCGCACGGCCTTTGATGGTGAATCTGCCGAAGGACGGCAAACTGATCGTCACCGACGTCACGGGCTCCTTCTTCGTGCCGATGAAGGTGACCATGATGGTTGCACTCGTCATCGCGCTGCCGGTCGTGCTGTATCAGATCTGGGCGTTCGTGGCGCCGGGGCTCTATCAGCATGAAAAGAAACTGGTCGTGCCGCTGGTGGGCAGCAGCTACATCCTGTTTCTGTGCGGCATGGCGTTCGCGTACTTCGTGGTGTTTCCGACCATCTTCCGCGTGATGGCGCACTATAACGCGCCGCTCGGTGCGGCGATGAACACGGACATCGACAACTATCTGAGTTTCGTGTTGACCATGTTCATTGCGTTCGGGGTGACCTTCGAGGTCCCGATCGTCGTGGTGCTGCTGGTCCGAATGGGCCTTCTGACGGTCAAGAAGCTGCGTCAGATCCGTCCGTATGTGATCGTCGGGGCGTTCATCGTCTCCGCCGTCGTCACGCCGCCTGACGTGTTCTCGCAGCTTATTCTCGCGTTGCCTTTGATCATCCTGTACGAGGTGGGCATCATCGCGGCGCGGCTGATTGTCGGCAAGCAGGTCGAGGTGCCCGACGAAGAGGGGCAGGCGTCGGGCTGA